In a single window of the Limnohabitans sp. 2KL-27 genome:
- a CDS encoding NADP-dependent isocitrate dehydrogenase has translation MAADKSKIIYTLTDEAPLLATASFLPIIRTFAAPAGIEVAESDISVAARILGEFSDLLPPEQRVTNNLAELGKLTLKPEANIIKLPNISASVGQLTAAIKELQAKGYALPDYPENAKTDEEKALKARYNKCTGSAVNPVLREGNSDRRAPRAVKEFARKNPHSMAEWSQASRSHVSHMHAGDFYHGEKSMTLDRARDVKMELITKSGKTIILKPKVSLLDREVIDSMFMSKKALLEFYEKEIEDAHKTGVMFSLHVKATMMKVSHPIVFGHCVKIFYKEAFAKHGALFKELGVNVNNGMADLYAKVATLPQSKQDEIKRDLHACHEGRPELAMVDSAKGITNFHSPNDVIVDASMPAMIRNGGKMWGADGRLKDVKAVMPESTFARIYMEMINFCKWHGAFDPKTMGTVPNVGLMAQQAEEYGSHDKTFEISEDGVANITDLNTGEVLLSEDVEEGDIWRMCQVKDAAIRDWVKLAVTRARNSGMPVVFWLDQYRPHEAQLITKVKMYLHEHNTAGLEIQIMSQVRAMRYTLERVVRGFDTISATGNILRDYLTDLFPIMELGTSAKMLSIVPLMAGGGMYETGAGGSAPKHVQQLVEENHLRWDSLGEFLALAVSFEDLGLKTGNKKAGVLAKTLDAATGKLLDNNKNPSPKTGQLDNRGSQFYLAMYWAQELAAQTEDAALAAQFAPLAKALTDSEQKIVEELNAVQGKPVDIGGYYMPDQVKLAAIMRPSATFNAALASVKV, from the coding sequence ATGGCTGCAGACAAATCCAAGATCATTTACACCTTGACGGACGAAGCCCCTTTGCTGGCGACAGCTTCGTTCTTGCCGATCATCCGCACCTTTGCTGCGCCTGCGGGCATCGAAGTGGCAGAGAGCGACATCTCTGTCGCGGCCCGCATTTTGGGTGAGTTTTCGGATTTGCTGCCCCCTGAGCAACGCGTGACCAACAACCTCGCTGAATTGGGCAAGCTGACCCTCAAGCCCGAAGCCAACATCATCAAGCTGCCCAACATCAGCGCCTCCGTGGGCCAGTTGACGGCAGCCATCAAAGAATTGCAGGCCAAGGGTTACGCCCTGCCCGACTATCCAGAAAATGCCAAGACCGACGAAGAAAAGGCCTTGAAGGCCCGCTACAACAAATGCACTGGCTCGGCCGTGAACCCCGTGCTGCGTGAAGGCAACTCGGACCGCCGTGCACCCCGCGCCGTGAAAGAGTTTGCCCGCAAGAACCCCCACAGCATGGCCGAATGGAGCCAGGCATCGCGCTCGCACGTTTCACACATGCACGCGGGCGATTTCTACCACGGCGAAAAATCCATGACCCTGGACCGCGCCCGTGATGTGAAGATGGAGCTGATCACCAAGAGCGGCAAAACCATCATCCTCAAACCCAAAGTTTCCTTGCTCGACCGTGAAGTCATCGACAGCATGTTCATGAGCAAAAAAGCGCTGCTCGAGTTCTATGAAAAAGAAATCGAAGACGCACACAAAACCGGTGTGATGTTCTCACTGCACGTCAAAGCCACCATGATGAAGGTCTCGCACCCCATCGTGTTCGGTCACTGCGTCAAGATTTTCTACAAAGAAGCGTTTGCCAAACACGGTGCGTTGTTCAAGGAATTGGGTGTCAACGTGAACAACGGCATGGCCGATCTTTACGCCAAAGTCGCCACCCTGCCCCAATCCAAGCAAGACGAGATCAAGCGCGATCTGCACGCCTGCCACGAAGGCCGCCCCGAGTTGGCCATGGTGGACTCTGCCAAAGGCATCACCAACTTCCACTCACCCAACGACGTGATCGTGGACGCGTCCATGCCCGCCATGATCCGCAACGGCGGCAAGATGTGGGGCGCCGATGGCCGCTTGAAAGACGTCAAGGCCGTGATGCCCGAGTCGACTTTTGCCCGCATTTACATGGAGATGATCAACTTCTGCAAATGGCACGGCGCGTTCGACCCCAAGACCATGGGCACGGTGCCCAACGTCGGCTTGATGGCCCAGCAAGCCGAAGAGTACGGCTCGCACGACAAAACCTTTGAAATCTCTGAAGACGGCGTGGCCAACATCACCGACCTCAATACCGGTGAAGTGCTGCTGAGCGAAGACGTGGAAGAAGGCGACATCTGGCGCATGTGCCAAGTCAAGGACGCCGCCATCCGCGACTGGGTCAAGCTGGCCGTGACCCGTGCCCGCAATTCCGGCATGCCGGTGGTGTTCTGGCTCGACCAGTACCGCCCGCACGAAGCCCAGCTGATCACCAAAGTGAAGATGTACCTGCACGAGCACAACACGGCGGGTTTGGAAATCCAGATCATGAGCCAGGTGCGTGCCATGCGCTACACCCTCGAACGTGTGGTCCGTGGCTTTGACACCATCAGCGCCACGGGCAACATCCTGCGCGATTACCTCACCGACTTGTTCCCGATCATGGAGTTGGGCACCTCGGCCAAGATGCTCTCCATCGTGCCTTTGATGGCCGGCGGCGGCATGTACGAAACCGGTGCGGGCGGCTCGGCCCCCAAGCACGTGCAGCAACTGGTCGAAGAAAACCACCTGCGCTGGGATTCCTTGGGCGAGTTCTTGGCTTTGGCCGTGTCTTTCGAAGATTTGGGCCTCAAGACCGGCAACAAGAAAGCCGGTGTTTTGGCCAAAACCCTGGATGCTGCCACCGGTAAACTGCTCGACAACAACAAGAACCCGTCGCCCAAGACCGGACAGCTTGACAACCGGGGCAGCCAGTTCTACTTGGCCATGTACTGGGCGCAGGAATTGGCCGCGCAAACCGAAGACGCTGCACTGGCTGCCCAGTTTGCACCTTTGGCCAAAGCCTTGACCGACAGCGAACAGAAGATCGTGGAAGAGCTCAATGCCGTGCAGGGCAAGCCTGTGGACATTGGCGGCTACTACATGCCTGACCAAGTCAAGCTGGCCGCCATCATGCGCCCCAGCGCGACCTTCAATGCGGCGCTGGCTTCGGTCAAGGTCTGA
- a CDS encoding GntR family transcriptional regulator has protein sequence MNSKDIADRIVEAILAQKLMPGARLGEQALSMLFDCSRTLVREALMQLAARGIVQVSSRRGWYVVQPSKTEAREAFEARRVIETGLIRSAGTMDKTTLKRLKQHIQQEKTALKQDDVGRRSFLLGDFHVCLAECLGNQLLADTLRDFTARTTLIAMLYQSSHDAVKSCQEHIEIVQALERGDKETAEQLMAEHIGQVQSALKINAAPADPLAELRLALAPMSAARASPPKTGRIASLKPPSPTSPSTYLGALL, from the coding sequence GTGAACTCCAAAGACATTGCCGACCGGATCGTGGAAGCGATCCTGGCCCAAAAGCTGATGCCCGGCGCACGCTTGGGGGAGCAGGCTTTGTCGATGTTGTTTGACTGCAGCCGCACCCTGGTGCGCGAAGCACTGATGCAACTGGCCGCACGCGGCATCGTACAGGTCAGCTCACGCCGGGGCTGGTATGTGGTGCAACCCTCCAAGACCGAAGCCCGTGAGGCCTTTGAAGCCCGCAGGGTGATCGAAACCGGCCTGATTCGCAGCGCCGGGACCATGGACAAGACCACCCTCAAGCGCCTGAAGCAGCACATCCAGCAAGAGAAAACTGCACTCAAACAAGACGATGTGGGGCGTCGCAGTTTTTTGCTTGGCGACTTTCATGTGTGCCTGGCCGAGTGCTTGGGTAACCAGCTGCTGGCCGACACGCTGCGCGACTTCACAGCCCGCACCACCCTGATCGCCATGCTCTACCAGTCCAGTCACGACGCGGTGAAGTCCTGTCAGGAACACATCGAGATCGTGCAAGCCCTCGAGCGTGGTGACAAAGAAACCGCCGAACAACTGATGGCTGAGCACATAGGCCAGGTGCAATCGGCCTTGAAGATCAACGCCGCACCTGCTGACCCGCTGGCCGAGTTGCGTCTGGCATTGGCGCCCATGAGTGCTGCCCGTGCTTCACCACCCAAAACGGGCCGAATCGCATCCCTAAAACCCCCTTCTCCAACCTCACCTTCCACTTACCTAGGAGCCTTGCTATGA
- a CDS encoding amino acid ABC transporter permease: MVEFSLWDIVSNLLLAARWTIVLSLIAFVGGGLVGLALLVVRTAPNRSLQKAVALYVQLFQGTPLLMQLFLAYFGMAMLGVETSAWTAAAVALTLYSSAFLTEIWHGCVKSIGKGQWEAAQSLALNFIEQLHYVIFPQAARIAVAPTVGFLVQVVKGTALASVIGFVELTKAGTMITNATFKPFVVYSCVAVMYFLICYPISLYARSLEGKFHVQR, encoded by the coding sequence GTGGTTGAGTTCTCTCTGTGGGACATCGTCAGCAACTTGTTGCTGGCCGCACGCTGGACAATTGTTTTGTCCTTGATCGCTTTTGTGGGCGGCGGCTTGGTGGGCCTGGCCCTGCTGGTGGTCCGCACCGCACCCAACCGCAGCTTGCAAAAAGCGGTGGCCCTGTATGTGCAGCTCTTTCAAGGCACGCCTTTGCTGATGCAGCTGTTCTTGGCGTACTTCGGCATGGCCATGCTGGGCGTGGAGACCTCGGCCTGGACGGCAGCGGCCGTGGCACTGACACTGTACAGCAGCGCATTCCTCACCGAAATTTGGCACGGCTGTGTCAAATCGATTGGCAAAGGCCAGTGGGAAGCGGCGCAAAGCCTGGCACTGAACTTCATCGAGCAACTGCACTACGTGATTTTTCCGCAGGCCGCGCGCATTGCGGTCGCGCCCACCGTGGGCTTTTTGGTCCAAGTCGTCAAAGGCACGGCGCTGGCTTCGGTCATTGGTTTTGTCGAGTTGACCAAGGCCGGCACCATGATCACCAACGCCACTTTCAAACCCTTTGTGGTCTACAGCTGTGTGGCTGTGATGTATTTCCTGATCTGCTACCCAATCAGCCTGTATGCACGCTCTCTCGAAGGCAAATTCCATGTCCAACGCTGA
- a CDS encoding tripartite tricarboxylate transporter substrate binding protein, with product MHLTSHSWQQTLSIAVLAVCASSAALAQSWPQRPIKVVIPFPPGGPSDLVMRTAAEKILGNLKQPIVIENQPGAGGNIGAASVARAAPDGYTFLFATDTLLTVNPHVYKSMPFKLDDLKPISVLSSFSQTLVCNPSLGVKTVSELIAKSKNMPLNYASGGAGVPGHLSTELLLSMTGMQMTHIPYKGPAPAMQDVLANQVPCGLLAGPTVLPHVRSGKLTALAVSGQARSPSLPEVPTMDEAGVKGYEADFSLILMAPKQVPDDIVAKFRQAVVDALRTPEATERLKASDQVVIGSTPEQAVVKVTKDFAKWGAVSRKIGLSLD from the coding sequence ATGCATTTGACTTCCCATTCTTGGCAGCAGACTTTGTCCATCGCGGTGTTGGCCGTGTGTGCCAGCAGCGCCGCCCTGGCCCAAAGCTGGCCACAGCGCCCGATCAAAGTCGTGATTCCCTTCCCACCCGGCGGCCCCAGTGACCTGGTCATGCGCACAGCCGCCGAAAAAATCCTGGGCAATCTCAAGCAACCCATCGTGATCGAGAACCAGCCTGGCGCGGGTGGCAACATTGGCGCCGCCAGCGTGGCGCGTGCCGCGCCCGATGGCTACACCTTTTTGTTCGCGACCGACACGCTGCTCACCGTGAACCCGCATGTGTACAAATCCATGCCCTTCAAGCTCGACGACTTGAAGCCCATCAGCGTGTTGTCTTCGTTCAGCCAAACCTTGGTGTGCAACCCTTCGCTGGGCGTCAAAACAGTGTCCGAGCTGATCGCCAAATCCAAAAACATGCCCTTGAACTATGCCTCGGGCGGTGCGGGTGTGCCTGGGCATTTGTCCACCGAATTGCTGCTGAGCATGACCGGCATGCAGATGACGCACATCCCCTACAAAGGCCCAGCCCCCGCCATGCAAGACGTGCTGGCCAACCAGGTGCCTTGCGGCTTGCTGGCAGGGCCCACAGTGCTGCCGCATGTGCGCTCGGGCAAATTGACGGCACTGGCGGTGTCGGGCCAGGCACGTTCGCCCTCTTTGCCCGAAGTGCCCACCATGGACGAAGCCGGGGTGAAAGGCTACGAGGCCGATTTCAGCCTGATCTTGATGGCCCCCAAACAAGTGCCCGATGACATCGTGGCCAAATTCCGCCAGGCAGTGGTCGACGCGCTGCGCACCCCAGAAGCCACCGAACGGCTCAAGGCATCCGACCAGGTCGTGATTGGCAGCACGCCCGAGCAAGCGGTCGTGAAAGTGACCAAGGACTTTGCCAAATGGGGCGCCGTGTCGCGCAAGATTGGTCTGAGCCTGGACTGA
- a CDS encoding transporter substrate-binding domain-containing protein, translating into MKLSKRLVLSTAVAASLLTLAGASHAQAALDNIQKAKLIKIAIPTDFPPYGFVGIDLKPQGLDIDMANYIAAKMGVKIELLPVTSANRIAYLQTKKADLVISTLGKNAEREKVIDFTAAYSPFFQGIYGPKSINVKSMADLAGKTVAATRGALEDQELTKVAPSGTEIKRFEDNNATVSAFVAGQTQLLATGVSVAGVMMQKNPQLNTEYKLLLKDSPNFIGVGKGEDALRTKVNAIIADGKKSGDIDKMAQKWLGRPAGQLPE; encoded by the coding sequence ATGAAACTCTCGAAACGCCTTGTCTTGTCCACCGCCGTGGCCGCCAGCCTCTTGACTCTGGCCGGTGCCAGTCACGCCCAAGCCGCCCTGGACAACATTCAAAAAGCCAAGCTGATCAAGATCGCCATCCCGACCGACTTCCCGCCTTATGGCTTTGTCGGCATCGACCTCAAGCCACAAGGCCTGGACATTGACATGGCCAATTACATCGCCGCCAAGATGGGCGTGAAGATCGAATTGCTGCCTGTGACCAGCGCCAACCGCATCGCCTACTTGCAGACCAAAAAGGCCGATCTGGTCATCTCCACCTTAGGTAAAAACGCCGAGCGTGAAAAAGTGATCGACTTCACTGCGGCCTACTCGCCGTTCTTCCAAGGCATTTACGGCCCCAAAAGCATCAATGTGAAATCCATGGCCGATTTGGCAGGCAAGACCGTGGCGGCCACTCGCGGCGCTTTGGAAGACCAGGAGTTGACCAAGGTGGCCCCTTCGGGCACAGAGATCAAACGCTTTGAAGACAACAACGCCACCGTCTCGGCTTTCGTCGCAGGCCAAACCCAATTGTTGGCCACTGGCGTTTCGGTGGCGGGCGTGATGATGCAAAAGAACCCTCAGCTCAACACCGAGTACAAGCTGCTGCTCAAAGACAGTCCTAACTTCATCGGCGTGGGTAAGGGCGAAGACGCGCTGCGCACCAAGGTCAATGCGATCATTGCTGACGGCAAGAAGTCAGGCGACATCGACAAGATGGCGCAAAAGTGGCTGGGCCGCCCTGCTGGCCAGTTGCCTGAATAA
- a CDS encoding CBS domain-containing protein, with product MHLSQLCRGDTLTLSAEASVQNAAELMRTQHVGALALTDPQDPVRVVGVVTDRDLVVNLLAQGRAPDEQAVGAYSSVRLVRVPGSATVHEAIQAMHHHGVRRVFVTEPDGRLMGLLSLDDLLATLADDLSGLSEALRFGVDMESVRTTPMFRPDEWPTHLYLAQHEP from the coding sequence ATGCATTTGTCCCAACTGTGTCGCGGCGACACCCTCACCCTGAGCGCCGAGGCCTCGGTGCAAAATGCCGCCGAGCTGATGCGCACGCAACATGTGGGCGCACTGGCCCTGACCGACCCGCAAGACCCTGTGCGTGTGGTGGGGGTGGTCACCGACCGTGATCTGGTGGTGAATTTGTTGGCGCAAGGCCGAGCGCCGGACGAGCAAGCGGTGGGGGCCTACAGCAGCGTGCGCCTGGTGCGGGTGCCTGGCTCGGCCACGGTACACGAAGCCATCCAGGCCATGCACCACCACGGCGTGCGGCGCGTATTCGTCACCGAGCCCGATGGCCGCTTGATGGGCTTGCTGTCACTCGATGATTTGCTGGCCACCCTGGCCGATGACCTGAGCGGCCTGTCCGAGGCTTTGCGCTTTGGCGTCGACATGGAAAGCGTGCGCACCACACCGATGTTTCGGCCGGACGAATGGCCCACGCACCTGTATCTGGCGCAGCACGAGCCATGA
- a CDS encoding amino acid ABC transporter permease yields MAIELDFAAVLTEWPLLVKGVALTLGLTAVSAVLGVLLGIGCAWVRTQGPGWSRPGVAAYVELIRNTPFIVQLFFLFFGLPAMGVRLSPEWSSVIAMVINLGAYSAEIVRAGIQTTPLGQIEAAMSLALSRKQTFVWVILPPALQRVWPALVSQIIIVMLGSAVCGQISTEELSFAANLIQSRNFRAFEAFIIATAIYLLLSIATRATLNWFGQRFLFGGRRG; encoded by the coding sequence ATGGCCATTGAGTTGGACTTTGCGGCGGTTTTGACCGAGTGGCCCCTGTTGGTCAAGGGTGTGGCGTTGACGCTCGGCCTCACGGCAGTGTCTGCGGTGCTGGGCGTTTTGTTGGGCATTGGCTGCGCCTGGGTACGCACGCAAGGGCCTGGTTGGAGCCGCCCAGGCGTGGCCGCCTATGTGGAGCTGATCCGCAACACGCCTTTCATCGTTCAGCTCTTTTTCCTCTTCTTTGGCTTACCCGCCATGGGTGTGCGGTTGAGCCCTGAGTGGTCTTCGGTCATTGCCATGGTGATCAACCTCGGGGCCTATTCGGCCGAGATCGTGCGGGCCGGCATCCAGACCACACCCCTCGGGCAAATCGAAGCTGCCATGAGTTTGGCCCTGTCGCGCAAGCAGACTTTTGTATGGGTAATTTTGCCGCCCGCCTTGCAGCGCGTCTGGCCTGCGCTGGTGAGCCAGATCATCATCGTGATGCTGGGCTCGGCGGTGTGCGGACAGATCTCGACCGAGGAACTGAGCTTTGCCGCCAACCTGATCCAGAGCCGCAACTTCCGCGCCTTTGAAGCCTTCATCATCGCCACCGCCATTTACCTGTTGCTGTCGATCGCCACCCGCGCCACGCTGAACTGGTTCGGCCAACGCTTCTTGTTCGGAGGCCGGCGTGGTTGA
- a CDS encoding YebC/PmpR family DNA-binding transcriptional regulator, protein MGAQWKAKGKAQAADARGKLFGRLAKDIMIAARNGADPAANSRLRLVVEQARKVSMPKETLERAIKKGAGLLGDAVSFDRVIYEGFAPHQVPVMIEVLTDNVNRTASEMRVLFRKGQQGSSGSVSWDFDHVGFIEAEPTQAGADPELAAIEAGAQDFEPTDEDGMTVFITEATDLDLVSRALPEHGFTVVSAKLGYKPKNPVDPAKLSAEQLEEVEAFLGAIDNNDDVQNVFVGLPG, encoded by the coding sequence ATGGGCGCGCAGTGGAAAGCCAAAGGCAAGGCACAGGCAGCAGATGCCAGAGGCAAATTGTTTGGTCGCCTGGCCAAAGACATCATGATCGCAGCCCGCAATGGCGCCGACCCGGCCGCCAACTCGCGCCTGCGGCTGGTGGTCGAGCAAGCCCGCAAAGTGTCCATGCCCAAGGAAACGCTGGAGCGCGCCATTAAAAAGGGTGCGGGCCTCTTGGGCGATGCCGTGAGCTTTGACCGCGTGATTTACGAAGGCTTTGCCCCGCACCAAGTGCCGGTGATGATCGAGGTGCTGACCGACAACGTGAACCGCACCGCCTCTGAAATGCGCGTGCTGTTCCGCAAGGGTCAACAAGGCAGCTCGGGCTCGGTGTCCTGGGACTTCGACCATGTGGGGTTCATCGAAGCCGAACCCACCCAGGCCGGGGCCGACCCCGAATTGGCCGCCATCGAAGCAGGGGCGCAAGATTTTGAACCGACCGACGAAGACGGCATGACGGTGTTCATCACCGAAGCCACCGACTTGGACCTGGTCAGCCGCGCCCTGCCCGAACACGGCTTCACCGTGGTGTCGGCCAAGCTGGGCTACAAGCCCAAAAACCCGGTCGACCCGGCCAAGCTGAGCGCCGAGCAACTCGAAGAAGTCGAAGCCTTCTTGGGCGCGATCGACAACAACGACGACGTGCAGAACGTGTTTGTGGGACTGCCGGGATAA
- a CDS encoding amino acid ABC transporter ATP-binding protein translates to MSNADSSAPAAVAISGLRKSYGNNEVLKGIDLQVRPGEVIAIIGKSGSGKSTLLRCINGLEIFQHGSLTVQGQPLVYSDPAAMRTLRQQVGMIFQSFNLFPHLTVGKNIQLAPGLVKQLPAAETEASARRLLARVGLAEKFDAFPDQLSGGQQQRVAIARALAMSPGILLCDEITSALDPELVGEVLAVVESLAQEGMTLLMVTHEMNFARKVSDRVIFMHQGLVHEQGSPAELFANPKTPELQQFLSSLH, encoded by the coding sequence ATGTCCAACGCTGATTCTTCTGCCCCAGCTGCCGTCGCCATTTCGGGGCTGCGCAAATCCTATGGCAACAACGAAGTCCTCAAAGGCATCGACCTGCAGGTGAGGCCGGGCGAAGTGATTGCCATCATCGGCAAAAGCGGCTCGGGCAAAAGCACACTGCTGCGCTGCATCAACGGGCTGGAAATCTTTCAGCACGGCAGCCTGACCGTGCAAGGTCAGCCTTTGGTGTATTCAGACCCTGCGGCCATGCGCACCTTGCGCCAGCAGGTCGGCATGATCTTCCAGTCCTTCAACCTGTTTCCGCACCTGACGGTGGGCAAAAACATCCAGCTGGCCCCAGGTTTGGTCAAACAGTTGCCTGCCGCCGAGACCGAAGCCAGCGCGCGCCGCCTGCTGGCACGCGTGGGCCTGGCCGAGAAATTCGATGCTTTTCCCGATCAGCTCTCGGGCGGTCAGCAGCAGCGCGTGGCAATTGCCCGGGCGTTGGCCATGTCACCGGGCATTTTGTTGTGCGACGAAATCACCTCTGCGCTCGACCCCGAACTGGTGGGCGAAGTGCTGGCCGTGGTGGAGTCGCTCGCGCAAGAAGGCATGACGCTCTTGATGGTCACGCACGAAATGAACTTTGCCCGCAAAGTCAGCGACCGCGTGATCTTCATGCACCAAGGTTTGGTGCATGAGCAAGGCTCTCCTGCAGAACTGTTTGCCAACCCGAAAACGCCTGAATTGCAGCAGTTTTTGTCCTCACTTCACTGA